A stretch of the Nothobranchius furzeri strain GRZ-AD chromosome 5, NfurGRZ-RIMD1, whole genome shotgun sequence genome encodes the following:
- the LOC139069827 gene encoding uncharacterized protein, protein MEGQSSELTNSQQPGGAAAHDYEPGLLSGQILSKLVAVAREPDYPSSDFTEEQLDAVIDQIENPDGTKPIQVHLAKLALILYQRGLQHDREIMNLQSMLAEKQRNGRLIEEDDTRTDSGEDGEETPPPSADDNRQWEGGKHQDSLDGRTPQGRDEAHLFQPSAPFPTHTIGHSGPPRGREQFALESQVGPPPSSSRPSQSVRSRPAERHLYLDRFPSPQRVQGADWGYAPQAAPQPSTHPSYSGIRHAGNQLQDKASYASPYPDKVYYAEAPVERRRLHYADGPWEEDLPRHPRDVPAARHSMPDPNLGPRSQHWEPRAHQRYPAPSETDRGSESEDDAPYRESGLRVRQIESLAKDIERFDHNTNESNVDDYLREIERCLLDLPAPSSREKLKLIWKTTSRTVHGFMETLPPDIRDRYSSLCRALRDEYATYADSASATMGAFSIKHGRNEPPREYYRRLKSAYFQGRNGPGLEEDPAFRSLFIHNLHECVRSEVSMYCRMKKLTTQEIRRYAQQAWEAGGKPQKPDAHHRVMHLAPDAEPRLELEGTEAPPTKPKSAKPRPVKPREQSQSPQQGKGGADWPPRSGQSDRKWPNQNQRQAGRNSGRFKERRPQVGPEHKSAGEYLTKADLQEMFQQFLAKQKEQLRSADETPAPKSSSKKPDPEPTSA, encoded by the coding sequence atggagggacagagtagtgaactgaccaactcccagcaaccaggtggcgctgcggcccacgactatgaacctggcctactttctggacaaatattgtccaaactggtcgcggttgctcgagaacccgactacccttctagtgatttcactgaagaacagcttgacgctgtaatcgatcaaatagaaaacccggatggtacaaaaccaatccaggttcacttagctaagttagccctgatcctctatcagagaggactccaacatgatagagagatcatgaacctccagagtatgctagctgaaaaacagcgaaatggaaggctgatcgaggaagacgacacccgcaccgattctggggaagatggggaggagaccccgcccccctctgctgatgacaacagacagtgggaaggggggaaacaccaggactctctggacggacgcacgccgcaggggagagatgaagctcatctgttccaaccttcggccccgttccctacacacactatagggcattcaggaccacctaggggccgagagcagttcgccctcgaatcccaggttggaccaccaccctcatcttcacggccttctcaatcagtgagaagtcgaccagctgagcggcacctctatttagaccgcttccccagtccacaaagggtgcaaggtgccgattggggttatgcaccccaagctgcacctcaaccatccacccatcctagctactccggtattcggcatgccggtaaccagctgcaggacaaagcatcatacgccagtccgtatccggacaaagtgtattacgcagaagccccagttgaaagacgcaggctgcactacgcagacgggccctgggaggaggacctcccaagacacccacgtgacgtgccagcagcccgccacagcatgccagacCCCAATTTGggtcccaggagtcaacattgggagcccagagcacaccagcgatatccagcgccctctgagacagaccgtgggtcagagtcagaggatgacgcgccgtaccgtgagtcagggctccgtgtacgtcaaattgaatcgctagctaaagacatagaacgctttgatcataacaccaatgaatccaatgtcgacgattatctcagggagatagaacgttgtctgcttgatcttccagcaccctcttcaagggaaaagctcaagctaatttggaaaaccacatctagaacggtgcacggtttcatggaaactctaccacctgacattcgtgatcggtactcctcgctctgccgagcgttgagagatgaatacgccacgtatgcagactctgcgtcagctacaatgggggccttctccatcaaacacgggaggaacgaaccccccagagagtattatcgccgactcaaaagtgcttatttccaaggtcgaaacggccctgggctcgaggaagaccctgccttcagatccctgttcattcacaacctgcacgagtgtgttcgatccgaagtctcaatgtattgtcggatgaaaaaactgacaactcaggagattaggagatatgctcaacaggcttgggaagccggcggaaagccccaaaagcctgacgcacatcaccgcgtcatgcacctagctcccgacgccgagccgcgtttggagctcgaaggcacagaagctccacccactaagccaaaatctgctaaacctagacctgttaaaccgcgagagcagtcccaatctcctcaacaggggaaggggggtgctgattggccgcctaggtctggacaatcagacaggaagtggcccaaccaaaaccaacggcaagcaggtcggaacagtggaaggtttaaggagcgccgcccacaggtaggtcccgaacacaagtccgcaggtgagtacttgaccaaagccgacctccaggagatgtttcagcagttcctagctaaacagaaggaacagctgagatctgcagatgagacccctgcaccaaagtcttcttctaagaagccagacccagagccaacgtcagcatga